In a genomic window of Tissierella sp. Yu-01:
- a CDS encoding ABC transporter permease yields MSNNFSKEHYDYLNRINNKKRKILITQLGVLIFFLLLWEVSAQLGWIDTFLTSSPSEIWKLFINYLINGQLYYHVGISLFETMVGFVLGTLLGIIIAIGLWWSDFWAKVLDPYMVILNALPKTALAPIFIILFGAGYKGIIATAISVSLVVTILNMFISYKSVDEDKLRLLETFGASKMQILRKVIIPSSVPDLISTLKVNIGLSWVGVIVGEFLVSKAGLGYLIVYGMQVFKLDLVMMNVAVLGFLSAIMYKIIAFIEGKFTKWQR; encoded by the coding sequence ATGTCAAATAACTTTTCTAAAGAACATTACGACTATCTTAATAGAATTAATAATAAAAAAAGAAAAATATTAATAACACAATTAGGGGTTTTAATATTTTTCCTTCTATTATGGGAAGTATCGGCACAACTTGGATGGATAGATACATTTCTAACCAGTAGCCCATCAGAGATATGGAAACTATTCATCAATTATTTAATTAATGGCCAACTATACTATCATGTAGGTATTTCTCTTTTTGAGACTATGGTAGGATTTGTATTAGGAACCTTATTAGGCATCATTATAGCCATAGGACTTTGGTGGTCTGACTTTTGGGCAAAAGTGCTAGACCCTTATATGGTTATTTTAAATGCACTTCCAAAGACAGCTCTGGCACCTATATTCATAATACTCTTCGGTGCTGGCTATAAAGGAATAATTGCCACTGCTATCTCAGTATCTTTAGTAGTTACAATATTAAATATGTTTATTAGCTACAAATCTGTAGATGAAGATAAATTAAGACTTCTTGAAACCTTTGGAGCATCAAAGATGCAAATTTTGAGAAAGGTAATAATCCCATCCTCAGTTCCAGATCTAATAAGTACCCTAAAGGTAAATATTGGGCTATCATGGGTTGGTGTTATCGTAGGAGAGTTTCTTGTATCAAAAGCAGGATTAGGATATTTGATTGTATATGGTATGCAAGTATTTAAGTTGGATCTTGTAATGATGAATGTTGCTGTTCTCGGATTCTTATCAGCAATAATGTATAAGATCATTGCATTCATTGAAGGAAAGTTTACTAAATGGCAAAGATAA
- a CDS encoding peptidylprolyl isomerase gives MTLEQLNLPKAGDEVAVIKTNFGEIKVRFFPEIAPKAVENFKTHAKNGYYDGIAFHRVIKEFMIQGGDPEGTGRGGESIWGRSFEDEFDINYRNIRGALSMANAGPGTNGSQFFIVQKTETEKDIIDQMRAAGEEKGYPKDVVDAYEELGGTFWLDYKHTVFGHVYEGMDVVDKIAGIEVDRNSMPMEPVIMETVQIIEY, from the coding sequence ATGACACTAGAACAATTAAATTTACCTAAAGCAGGAGACGAAGTTGCTGTAATAAAGACTAATTTTGGTGAGATAAAGGTAAGGTTTTTCCCTGAAATAGCACCAAAAGCAGTTGAGAATTTTAAAACACATGCAAAAAATGGCTACTATGATGGTATTGCCTTTCACAGAGTTATAAAAGAATTCATGATTCAAGGAGGAGACCCTGAGGGAACTGGAAGAGGTGGAGAAAGTATTTGGGGTAGATCATTTGAAGATGAATTTGATATCAATTATAGAAATATAAGAGGGGCGCTTTCCATGGCCAATGCAGGACCAGGTACTAATGGCAGCCAGTTCTTTATTGTTCAAAAGACAGAAACTGAAAAGGATATAATTGATCAGATGAGGGCTGCTGGTGAAGAAAAAGGATATCCTAAGGATGTTGTAGATGCTTATGAAGAGTTAGGTGGCACTTTCTGGTTAGACTACAAACATACAGTATTTGGTCATGTATATGAAGGCATGGATGTAGTGGATAAAATTGCAGGTATAGAGGTTGATAGAAATAGTATGCCTATGGAACCAGTAATTATGGAAACAGTACAAATAATTGAGTATTAA
- a CDS encoding MgtC/SapB family protein — protein sequence MISNFELLIRLLLSALIGGAIGAEREVSNRPAGLRTHILVSVGSTLIMLVSMFAFGSEADPSRLAAQVVSGIGFLGAGTIIRTGNDIKGLTTAASLWVCAGIGLAIGAGYYLGGIITAGIVLLSLIALGSVEKKVSKNLTKVFHIVGKERPGLVGDIGTIFGKYYITIKDISIIESDETDEDDFIELSFTVKTPTGMNIDEVINELYAIQKVTKITLDGKIININGK from the coding sequence ATGATAAGTAATTTTGAATTATTAATAAGACTTTTATTATCTGCTCTGATTGGAGGAGCTATAGGAGCCGAGAGGGAAGTAAGTAACAGACCAGCAGGATTAAGAACCCACATTCTAGTTAGTGTTGGTTCAACATTAATAATGTTAGTCTCTATGTTTGCCTTCGGGAGCGAAGCTGATCCAAGTAGACTTGCTGCCCAGGTTGTAAGTGGTATAGGTTTTCTAGGCGCTGGAACCATAATTAGGACTGGAAATGATATTAAAGGTTTAACCACTGCTGCTAGTTTATGGGTATGCGCTGGAATAGGTTTAGCAATTGGTGCTGGCTACTATCTTGGTGGAATAATAACAGCTGGAATAGTTTTACTATCATTAATAGCTCTTGGCTCTGTTGAGAAGAAGGTTTCAAAAAATTTAACCAAGGTATTTCATATAGTAGGAAAGGAAAGACCAGGACTAGTTGGGGATATTGGTACAATATTTGGAAAATACTATATAACGATTAAAGATATTAGTATAATAGAAAGTGATGAAACGGATGAAGATGATTTTATAGAATTAAGCTTTACAGTTAAGACACCTACGGGAATGAACATTGATGAAGTTATCAATGAACTTTATGCTATTCAAAAGGTTACAAAAATCACTTTGGATGGTAAAATAATAAATATTAATGGAAAATGA
- a CDS encoding MATE family efflux transporter: protein MNNNLNLTEGKIRITLVKLALPIMGTSFIQMAYNLTDIMWLGRLSTNAVAAAGTAGFFMWFGASLIMIAQIGVGVNVAHCYGRGDIEGAKTYISNGFQLNIFIAIVYSIFLLVFKNMLIGFFDLKDLDVIAMALEYLTIIASGIFFHFLNPIFSTTLNSTGNSVTPFKINTIGLVANIILDPILIFGVGPIPALGIKGAALATIMSQFIVTLIFIILGKANKTIYSHVNLFSKPDKSILYKITKIGIPPFIQTGLHAVISMFITKIVAGFGPIPVAVQSIGSQIESISWMTSEGFSSAISAFVGQNYGAKLYDRIKDGYYQGLQILGSIGLFATLLLIFAAEPLFTIFVPNDPIAIKEGINYLRILGLSQFFMTIEIGTAGAFNGIGRTLPPTIIGVIFNSLRIPTAFLLSQAILGILGVWWSISITSIFKGIILFIWFRLVLNSLKVSIDQLHN, encoded by the coding sequence ATGAACAATAACTTAAATTTGACAGAAGGAAAAATTCGAATTACACTTGTTAAATTAGCTTTACCAATTATGGGAACTTCATTTATACAGATGGCTTATAATCTTACGGATATCATGTGGCTGGGGAGGCTTAGCACTAATGCTGTTGCAGCCGCTGGTACTGCTGGTTTTTTTATGTGGTTTGGAGCATCATTAATAATGATAGCTCAAATAGGCGTTGGTGTTAATGTTGCCCATTGTTATGGTAGAGGGGATATAGAAGGTGCAAAAACTTATATCTCTAACGGCTTCCAGCTTAATATATTTATTGCAATAGTATATTCGATATTCCTATTGGTATTTAAAAATATGTTGATAGGATTCTTTGATTTGAAGGATTTAGATGTTATAGCTATGGCCTTGGAATACCTAACAATAATTGCTTCGGGAATTTTCTTTCATTTCCTCAACCCAATTTTTTCTACTACATTAAATAGTACTGGGAATAGTGTAACCCCATTTAAAATTAACACTATTGGTTTGGTTGCTAATATCATACTTGATCCAATACTTATATTTGGAGTAGGTCCAATTCCTGCTCTTGGAATAAAGGGCGCAGCTTTAGCAACTATTATGTCACAATTTATAGTAACATTAATATTTATAATATTAGGTAAAGCAAATAAAACAATATATTCACATGTGAATTTATTCAGTAAACCTGATAAAAGTATATTATATAAGATAACGAAAATAGGGATACCACCATTTATACAGACTGGCTTGCACGCAGTAATCAGTATGTTTATAACAAAAATAGTTGCAGGTTTTGGTCCAATTCCAGTTGCAGTTCAAAGCATAGGATCACAGATTGAATCAATATCCTGGATGACATCAGAAGGATTTTCCTCAGCCATATCAGCTTTTGTAGGTCAAAATTATGGTGCTAAGTTGTACGATAGAATCAAGGATGGATATTATCAAGGATTACAAATTCTAGGTAGTATTGGGCTTTTTGCTACACTATTACTTATTTTTGCTGCAGAGCCGTTATTTACTATCTTTGTTCCTAATGATCCAATTGCAATAAAGGAAGGTATTAACTACCTTAGAATTTTAGGATTATCACAATTTTTTATGACTATAGAGATAGGAACGGCAGGCGCATTTAACGGTATAGGACGAACACTACCCCCAACAATTATTGGAGTAATATTTAATTCATTAAGAATTCCAACGGCTTTCTTGCTTAGTCAGGCTATATTAGGTATCTTAGGAGTATGGTGGAGCATTAGCATAACTTCAATATTCAAAGGTATAATTCTTTTTATCTGGTTTAGGCTGGTATTAAATTCATTAAAAGTTAGTATTGATCAGTTGCATAACTAA
- a CDS encoding nitroreductase family protein — MDIIDVIMTRRSIRKFTGVPITKEQEELILKAGFQSPTAHNTQPWEFVVIRDIEVLKGIKAYHPYAKMIDNAGFVILVCGNTQKQGSLGFLIEDCSASIQNILLAAHGIGLGAVWCGIYGGEGLVDKTRELLDIPDNIIPVGLVVVGNKLEDKSPKDRYDANKIHYDKW, encoded by the coding sequence ATGGATATAATCGATGTCATAATGACAAGAAGAAGTATTAGGAAATTTACAGGCGTACCAATTACAAAAGAACAAGAAGAGTTAATTCTAAAGGCTGGTTTTCAGTCGCCAACTGCTCATAATACACAGCCCTGGGAATTTGTAGTTATAAGAGATATTGAAGTACTTAAGGGAATAAAAGCTTATCATCCATATGCTAAAATGATAGATAATGCTGGATTTGTCATACTAGTTTGTGGAAATACACAAAAGCAGGGAAGCTTAGGTTTTTTAATAGAGGATTGCTCAGCTTCAATTCAAAATATACTATTAGCTGCCCATGGAATTGGTTTAGGAGCTGTATGGTGTGGAATATATGGTGGAGAAGGCTTAGTGGATAAAACCAGGGAGCTGTTAGATATACCAGATAATATAATACCTGTAGGATTAGTGGTAGTAGGTAACAAACTAGAGGATAAAAGTCCTAAGGATAGATATGATGCAAATAAAATACATTATGATAAATGGTAA
- a CDS encoding hemolysin III family protein produces MAKKYTKKEEILNGVTHGIGVIFGIVALTLLLVFAIKKGNVPSIVGFSIYGVCVIMMFLSSTLYHSLTIEKVKKILRVFDHSSIFLFIAGTYTPIVLLTLSGTLRIIMLVGIWAIAIFGVVFKICTYNKFDKYKALSLILYIGMGWLAIIPIKAIINATDIHFFYWILAGGLLYTIGTIFYGVKKIPYNHAIWHVFVLAASITHFLGIVFYLA; encoded by the coding sequence ATGGCTAAGAAGTACACTAAAAAGGAAGAAATACTGAATGGAGTAACTCATGGAATTGGAGTGATATTTGGTATCGTAGCTCTTACTTTATTATTAGTTTTTGCAATTAAGAAGGGCAATGTGCCATCTATTGTTGGTTTTAGCATATATGGAGTCTGTGTAATAATGATGTTTTTATCATCAACCCTATATCATAGTCTTACAATTGAAAAGGTTAAAAAGATATTACGGGTATTTGATCATTCGTCTATTTTCTTATTTATTGCTGGAACATATACACCAATAGTTTTACTAACGCTAAGTGGTACTTTAAGAATTATAATGCTTGTTGGCATATGGGCAATAGCTATTTTTGGTGTAGTATTTAAAATTTGTACTTACAATAAATTTGATAAGTACAAAGCATTGTCTTTGATTCTATATATAGGAATGGGATGGCTTGCAATCATCCCAATCAAAGCGATAATTAATGCTACTGATATACACTTTTTCTACTGGATTCTAGCGGGTGGCCTCTTATATACTATTGGGACTATATTTTATGGAGTAAAGAAAATACCATATAATCATGCAATTTGGCATGTATTTGTACTGGCTGCAAGTATAACTCATTTCTTGGGAATAGTATTTTATTTAGCATAG
- the map gene encoding type I methionyl aminopeptidase, which translates to MIIIKTEEEIQKMKKAGEILADVHKEIAKIIRPGISTMDIDRFVDDYLAKRGAIAAQKGYHGYKYATCASVNDEICHGFPREELLKDGDIVTIDMVVDLDGWLADSAWSYAVGDITEEAKKLLDITRKSLYIGIEKAVIGNRIGDISNAIQKFVESNGFSVVRDFVGHGIGKSMHEDPQVPHYGNPGRGVRLTEGMVITIEPMINVGTFRLKIDDNQWTARTLDGKLSAQYEHTIAITKDGPLIITDQGEER; encoded by the coding sequence ATGATTATCATTAAAACCGAAGAAGAAATTCAAAAGATGAAAAAAGCTGGAGAAATATTGGCAGATGTTCATAAGGAAATTGCGAAGATTATAAGACCAGGTATATCTACTATGGATATAGATAGATTTGTAGATGATTACTTAGCTAAAAGAGGTGCAATAGCTGCTCAAAAAGGATATCATGGATATAAGTATGCTACATGTGCATCAGTAAATGATGAGATTTGTCATGGTTTCCCTAGGGAAGAGTTATTAAAGGACGGAGATATTGTAACGATAGATATGGTAGTAGATTTAGATGGTTGGCTAGCCGATTCAGCTTGGAGTTATGCTGTTGGAGATATTACAGAAGAGGCAAAAAAACTACTAGATATAACTAGAAAATCTCTATACATTGGTATTGAGAAAGCTGTAATAGGGAATAGAATTGGAGATATTTCAAATGCTATTCAAAAATTTGTAGAATCCAATGGTTTTTCTGTTGTCAGAGATTTCGTTGGTCACGGAATTGGGAAGTCTATGCATGAAGATCCACAGGTTCCGCACTATGGTAACCCAGGAAGAGGCGTAAGACTTACTGAGGGTATGGTTATAACAATTGAGCCTATGATAAATGTAGGTACATTTAGGTTAAAGATTGATGATAATCAATGGACTGCTAGGACACTGGATGGAAAGTTATCAGCACAGTATGAACACACAATAGCAATAACAAAGGATGGACCACTTATAATTACAGATCAAGGAGAGGAAAGATAA
- a CDS encoding tetratricopeptide repeat protein, producing the protein MRSYKRNNYILLAENFYINENKEKAIKFYEKALSYEGSKEETIILLFNIAIIYEELDRLSDSIEVYNKIIELDSNNYEAYFNMALVEELRHNTEKAIALYNKAIKLKPNLSKAYYNIATIYDVQGDKNKALEYFYKVLDHSLDDFITYNNIGSLYEEMGEYELAYKMIKKSIDINNKFYKSLFNMGVVYKRLGKHKDAIEYYNKSKECNPNYHYTYLNLSAIYIEDKEYIKSIKILSEGICNNPEAHDLYYNRACSYSILNEVEHAIKDIRKALILNPSLIRWVEKDKDFYNLYDEEEFRNIIEKNNEY; encoded by the coding sequence ATGAGAAGCTATAAAAGAAACAACTATATATTATTAGCAGAAAACTTTTATATAAATGAGAATAAGGAAAAGGCTATTAAATTTTATGAGAAGGCCTTGTCTTATGAAGGATCTAAAGAAGAAACTATTATACTATTATTTAATATTGCTATAATCTATGAAGAATTAGATAGATTAAGTGATTCAATTGAAGTATATAATAAAATAATAGAATTAGATTCAAATAATTATGAGGCCTATTTTAATATGGCTTTAGTAGAAGAGCTAAGACATAACACTGAAAAAGCCATAGCTTTGTATAATAAGGCAATTAAATTAAAGCCGAATCTGAGCAAGGCATACTATAATATAGCTACCATTTATGATGTCCAAGGGGATAAGAACAAGGCTCTTGAATATTTTTATAAGGTATTAGACCATAGTCTAGACGACTTTATAACCTATAACAATATAGGGTCACTATATGAAGAAATGGGAGAATATGAGTTGGCTTATAAAATGATAAAAAAGAGCATTGATATAAATAATAAATTTTATAAATCACTATTTAATATGGGAGTTGTATATAAAAGATTAGGTAAACACAAGGATGCAATTGAATACTATAATAAATCTAAGGAGTGTAATCCTAATTACCATTATACTTATCTAAACTTATCTGCTATTTATATTGAGGATAAGGAATATATAAAATCTATAAAGATCCTTTCAGAAGGTATTTGCAATAATCCAGAAGCACATGATTTATATTACAATAGAGCTTGCTCATATTCTATATTGAATGAGGTTGAACACGCTATAAAAGATATAAGAAAAGCGCTAATATTAAATCCCAGTCTTATAAGATGGGTTGAGAAGGATAAAGATTTTTATAATCTATATGATGAGGAAGAATTTAGGAATATTATAGAAAAAAATAATGAATATTAG
- a CDS encoding nitroreductase family protein yields MRINNFLMDRRSVRDFKKNRNVNSEILDQIKIILKELEKEYSEGGFEFKLYENGENIYDGLEGLAGYSGVMVESPHYIAVDLKDKDDKTVIFSAYYMEKLVTKLIELELDTCWVSVYDVDKSKRKELFGDSTNEINFILAFGYPKRGNPLIKKPFSERMGVEELVYDKVLEKRITLEYLEQRGLADTFYYLRFAPSIKNRQPWRFIVTEDKVHLLVKYEEGKNPPLIDAGIAMYYFEALQELQGTRHKWSLLDGFIHEGNTNYKYIAEYQL; encoded by the coding sequence ATGCGTATTAACAACTTCTTAATGGATAGGAGATCAGTTAGGGATTTCAAAAAAAATAGAAATGTAAATTCCGAGATTCTTGATCAGATAAAGATTATATTAAAAGAACTAGAAAAGGAATATTCAGAAGGCGGTTTTGAATTCAAACTATACGAAAATGGAGAAAATATCTACGATGGCCTAGAAGGTTTAGCTGGTTATTCTGGAGTAATGGTTGAAAGTCCACATTATATTGCAGTAGACTTAAAAGACAAGGACGATAAAACAGTTATATTTAGTGCATACTATATGGAAAAGCTTGTTACTAAGTTGATAGAATTAGAGTTAGATACATGTTGGGTAAGTGTATATGATGTTGATAAGAGTAAGAGAAAAGAATTGTTTGGAGATTCAACAAATGAAATAAACTTTATTCTGGCTTTTGGATATCCAAAGAGAGGTAACCCTCTTATTAAAAAACCTTTCAGTGAAAGAATGGGTGTTGAAGAATTAGTATATGATAAGGTATTGGAAAAACGAATAACCTTAGAGTACCTGGAGCAGAGAGGATTAGCAGATACATTCTACTATTTGAGATTTGCACCATCCATTAAAAATAGGCAACCATGGAGATTTATTGTTACTGAAGATAAAGTACATTTATTAGTTAAATATGAAGAAGGCAAAAATCCACCACTAATAGATGCAGGTATCGCGATGTATTATTTTGAAGCATTGCAAGAATTACAAGGAACTAGACATAAATGGTCGTTGTTAGATGGTTTCATTCACGAAGGAAATACTAATTATAAATATATAGCGGAATACCAGCTTTAG
- a CDS encoding phosphatase PAP2 family protein, with amino-acid sequence MKKQLKNFDDYFINLLNSRIKNKYLDIFMYRVTDLGGAIFITVFTLSLVIFGSTANKIIGLEALLALCISQIIVHSLKMLLSRERPYKIIEHLNTFGIDLSDYSFPSGHTTASFSLATTLAINMPKFSIVVFILALIIAISRVYLGVHYPTDVAAGLILGVGCSIMVHMYLLKIIEEIALLLGIS; translated from the coding sequence ATGAAAAAACAATTAAAGAATTTTGATGATTATTTTATTAATCTTCTTAACTCTAGAATTAAGAATAAGTACTTAGATATTTTTATGTATAGAGTTACAGATTTAGGAGGGGCAATTTTTATAACTGTGTTCACCTTATCTTTAGTTATATTTGGTAGTACTGCGAATAAAATAATAGGGTTAGAAGCCTTATTAGCTCTATGTATTAGTCAAATAATAGTTCACAGTTTAAAGATGCTATTGAGTAGAGAAAGACCATATAAAATAATCGAACATTTAAATACTTTTGGAATTGATTTATCTGATTATTCATTCCCTTCAGGGCATACTACAGCAAGCTTTTCTCTTGCTACAACATTAGCGATAAATATGCCAAAGTTTTCAATTGTAGTGTTTATATTAGCTCTAATAATAGCGATATCAAGAGTATATTTAGGAGTACACTATCCTACAGATGTTGCAGCTGGTTTAATCCTAGGGGTAGGCTGTTCAATAATGGTCCATATGTATTTATTAAAAATTATTGAGGAAATTGCATTATTATTAGGGATTAGTTAA
- a CDS encoding ATP-dependent helicase, whose amino-acid sequence MILSVEQENAINHIDGPALVLAVPGAGKTTVLINRTKNLIDTHGVSPERILSITFSKASALDMKNRFTRSFPEYDTSLVKFSTIHAFCFGLIREYSYINNVQYKLIENDDNTLNKYNLLKQIHLELNKEYITEEKLESLLNSIGYIKNMMITPEEYMKSSKVDIANFIDIYSIYESYKRKNLLLDFDDMLTISLEILSKNKSLLHKYRHKYDYFQLDEGQDTSKIQLTIIKLLASPKNNLFIVADDDQSIYGFRGAFPKGLLEFTKEYKNGKLYYMEKNYRSSKNIVSICNKFIKTNKFRYSKEISTDNGYLEPINIVKVKTVSDQYKFLLEDLKKHNLANSCILYRNNLSSVGLMEILEKNNINFYMRDSKLRFFNHWMIQDITNFMNFSYDTSNMEIYETLYYKAKGYIAKKHINYAKTLDYRSSVFDRIMEYPGLSEYYKRTLRELKLDFKKLSKLKPYESILYIENDLEYSNYLRENSMKFGYTYENLMNILFYLKLIAKSTVDLSDFIGRLNHLQYLSTNSKDNKDTITLSTIHSAKGLEYENVYIVDLVDGDFPNISSIEAFEKDNVEPLEEERRLFYVGMTRAKKHLTLITTKYIGEKLLEPSRFITELQQQA is encoded by the coding sequence TTGATATTAAGTGTTGAGCAAGAAAATGCAATTAATCATATTGATGGACCCGCTCTTGTTCTTGCGGTACCTGGTGCTGGAAAAACAACAGTACTAATAAATAGAACAAAAAATTTAATAGATACACATGGTGTAAGTCCTGAAAGAATTCTATCTATTACATTTAGTAAAGCCTCAGCTTTAGACATGAAAAATAGATTTACTAGAAGTTTTCCAGAGTATGATACTTCTTTAGTCAAATTTTCAACTATCCATGCATTTTGTTTTGGTCTTATTAGAGAATACTCCTATATTAACAATGTACAATATAAATTAATAGAGAACGATGATAATACATTGAATAAGTATAATTTATTAAAGCAAATTCATTTAGAATTGAATAAAGAATATATTACAGAAGAGAAACTTGAATCATTATTAAATTCAATAGGCTATATTAAGAATATGATGATAACACCAGAGGAATATATGAAAAGTAGTAAAGTTGACATAGCTAACTTTATTGATATATATAGTATTTATGAATCCTACAAAAGAAAAAACCTGTTGTTAGATTTTGACGATATGCTAACTATTTCCTTGGAAATATTGTCTAAAAATAAATCTCTATTACATAAATATAGGCATAAATATGATTATTTTCAGCTTGATGAAGGACAAGATACTTCCAAGATACAACTGACAATTATAAAGTTGCTTGCAAGTCCTAAAAATAATTTGTTTATAGTAGCTGATGATGATCAGTCAATTTATGGGTTTAGAGGAGCATTCCCAAAAGGACTATTGGAATTTACAAAAGAGTATAAAAATGGAAAACTATATTATATGGAGAAAAACTATCGTTCAAGTAAAAATATTGTATCAATATGTAATAAATTTATAAAGACAAATAAATTTAGATACAGTAAGGAGATATCAACTGATAATGGATATCTGGAACCAATAAATATTGTAAAAGTAAAAACTGTATCAGATCAATATAAATTTCTTTTAGAGGATCTTAAGAAACATAATCTAGCTAATTCATGTATTTTATATAGAAATAATCTTTCCTCTGTAGGACTAATGGAGATCCTAGAAAAGAATAATATCAATTTCTATATGAGAGATTCTAAACTAAGATTTTTTAATCATTGGATGATACAGGATATAACTAACTTTATGAATTTTTCATATGATACATCGAATATGGAAATATATGAAACTCTTTATTATAAAGCAAAAGGCTATATAGCTAAGAAACATATAAATTATGCTAAAACCCTGGATTACAGAAGTTCTGTTTTCGATAGGATAATGGAGTATCCTGGATTAAGCGAGTATTATAAAAGAACCTTAAGAGAGTTAAAGTTGGATTTCAAAAAATTATCTAAGCTAAAACCCTATGAATCCATTCTTTATATTGAAAATGACCTTGAATATAGTAATTATCTCAGAGAGAATTCTATGAAATTTGGATATACCTATGAGAATCTAATGAATATTTTATTTTACTTAAAATTAATAGCAAAATCCACTGTAGATTTGTCTGACTTTATTGGAAGATTAAATCACTTACAGTATTTAAGTACAAATTCAAAAGATAATAAAGATACTATAACACTGTCAACAATCCATTCGGCTAAGGGTCTTGAATACGAAAACGTATATATAGTTGACTTAGTTGATGGCGACTTTCCAAATATATCTAGCATTGAGGCATTTGAAAAGGATAATGTAGAACCCCTTGAAGAAGAAAGAAGATTGTTTTATGTAGGTATGACAAGGGCAAAAAAGCACTTAACTCTAATAACTACCAAATATATAGGGGAAAAATTATTAGAACCTTCTAGATTTATAACTGAACTACAGCAGCAAGCCTAA
- a CDS encoding GerMN domain-containing protein → MKKQFVFIAILVLAIILVGCNATQGVGSDKNQEIAIASNSVLSPISEYFPFLENTLFEYEGIGNEYAEQITFYEFIEGNKAQVKVDNPGTNIIKVLELKDGALSEIYMEGEFYHIENMLNAKANKQEIILMEPLELGNTWATLDGHEKEITGIDVLIDTPYKSFNALEVTTSFDEGRQQKEYYAKGVGLVARIYNDGEYEVKTMLKDLKETELEQNIELFYPLKDNSQTVYVQDTIAYTTNSNIEKLIEDKLKNPIEDQLTQVLPDNVSLNSLNLDRSEWVLKVDLSDNFLSELNAGSSYEYEILRSLVNTLGKFFDTEEVYISIAGRPYESGHLQLSEGEFFKVNLEDIKEYK, encoded by the coding sequence ATGAAGAAACAATTTGTATTCATAGCAATTTTAGTATTAGCAATTATTTTAGTGGGGTGTAATGCTACACAAGGTGTAGGAAGCGATAAAAACCAAGAGATTGCCATTGCAAGTAACAGTGTCTTATCTCCTATATCAGAATATTTCCCTTTTCTAGAAAATACTCTTTTTGAATACGAAGGGATAGGAAATGAATATGCAGAGCAGATTACTTTTTATGAATTTATAGAAGGAAACAAAGCTCAAGTAAAGGTTGATAATCCTGGTACAAATATAATAAAAGTACTTGAGTTAAAGGATGGAGCATTATCAGAAATCTATATGGAGGGTGAATTCTATCATATTGAGAATATGCTTAATGCTAAAGCTAACAAACAAGAAATAATCTTAATGGAACCTTTAGAACTGGGGAATACATGGGCTACATTAGATGGACATGAAAAAGAAATAACTGGTATAGATGTACTAATAGATACTCCTTATAAGTCTTTTAATGCATTAGAAGTGACAACATCATTTGATGAAGGAAGACAACAAAAAGAATATTATGCTAAAGGTGTAGGTTTAGTTGCACGAATCTATAATGACGGTGAATATGAAGTGAAAACTATGTTAAAAGATTTAAAAGAGACTGAGCTGGAACAGAATATAGAATTATTTTATCCTCTAAAGGATAATTCTCAAACAGTTTATGTACAAGATACGATAGCATATACAACCAATAGCAATATAGAGAAATTAATTGAAGACAAACTAAAGAATCCAATTGAAGACCAATTAACTCAAGTACTACCGGATAATGTATCTTTAAATAGTCTAAATTTAGATAGAAGTGAATGGGTACTGAAGGTTGATTTGTCGGATAATTTCTTATCAGAGTTAAATGCTGGTTCATCATATGAGTATGAAATACTAAGAAGCTTAGTCAATACCTTAGGTAAATTCTTTGATACAGAAGAGGTATATATTTCAATTGCAGGCAGACCATATGAATCTGGTCACCTTCAGCTTAGTGAAGGCGAGTTCTTTAAGGTGAATCTAGAAGATATAAAGGAATACAAATAG